A genomic window from Shewanella vesiculosa includes:
- the flgA gene encoding flagellar basal body P-ring formation chaperone FlgA, translated as MTPQNLEGRVNPPRCYPPITAELASERAISRNNMVKLSCDSPDYDYPWQMYLSVRVEIQYPVVAANQILSPDQIIDQQHLHIMYIDQYSLKGQFFSDINSLIGSRVKRRVAKDSPVLSNNLCFVCKGDTISIYAKTANIEIKTLGEALRDGNLNDVIRVKNSNTSKQFDAVVIGIGEVEVRM; from the coding sequence ATCACCCCACAAAACCTTGAAGGTCGTGTCAATCCTCCGCGGTGCTATCCACCGATAACGGCTGAGCTTGCCAGTGAACGAGCGATTAGTCGCAATAATATGGTAAAACTGAGCTGTGATAGTCCAGACTATGACTACCCATGGCAAATGTATCTCTCAGTTCGAGTTGAAATTCAATACCCCGTTGTCGCGGCAAACCAGATACTGTCACCAGACCAAATTATTGACCAACAACATTTACACATTATGTATATTGATCAATATAGTCTAAAAGGCCAATTTTTTTCAGATATCAACTCATTAATTGGTTCAAGAGTAAAACGTCGGGTTGCGAAAGACTCACCAGTCTTAAGTAATAACCTGTGTTTTGTTTGCAAAGGAGACACGATTTCTATTTATGCTAAAACCGCTAATATTGAAATTAAAACCCTTGGTGAAGCTTTACGGGACGGTAATCTCAATGACGTTATCAGAGTAAAAAATAGTAATACGAGCAAACAATTTGATGCTGTTGTAATTGGCATTGGCGAAGTTGAAGTAAGAATGTAA